The nucleotide sequence TGGGCACTGATCCACCGGTTGATACGGGTCATCAAGGAGTTGCTCAGCGGCCGCTCAATATCGCAGAACAGAATCACCCGGGTTTTCTCGGTCTCGTTTTTCACCCAGTGCACGTAGGTTTCATCGAACATCACGTCTTCGCCATCGCGCCAGGCATAGATCTGACCATCGACGAAGATCCGGCAATCGTCAGAGTTAGGCGTCGACAAACCCAAGTGATAGCGCAGGGAGCCGGCAAAGGGATCGCGGTGCGGGTTGAGGTGACTGCCACCGGGCAACAGCGCAAACATCGCGCCCTTGACGTTAGGGATACTGCTGACCAGCGCCACGGTTTTCGGGCACAGCTGTTCGGCCGAAGGCAACGGTTTGTCGTACCACTTCAGGTAAAAACGCTTCCAGCCTTTTTTGAAGAATGAGCCGAAACCGGCATCATTGTTGTTCTCGGCGGCGCGGATATAACCTTCGTCGAACAAGTGCATGGCCTCGTCGCGAATCACCTCCCAGTTGTCCTTGAGAACATCCAGCTCGGGAAACTTGCTGCGGTCCAGGTAGGGTTTGGACGGCACGCCGGAAAACAGATACATCAGCGCGTTATACGGGGCGAACAGCGCCGAATGATTGACGAACTGACGCAACACCGGCAAACGCGCCTTGCCGCGCAAATGCACGTAAAGCGTGCTGCCGATAAACAGCAACAACACCGACAGCTTGGCGGCCAAAGAAAAGCTCATGCAACAACTCCTGAAAATGGGTGCCTGGACAGTCACTTCCCATCAACGGGAAACCAGACGTAGCAGCCGGCCATCATAAACACTCATAGCCTTGGGAAAAACCCGCGCCCCTCCAACAATCAGTTTAAATCCAGCGCGAGGGCGGGCCAATTATGCATAGGCCACGCGCCATCGCGCTGATTTGCGTCAAACCTGGTTTTCCTGGTCGGTAAACAAATCACTGAACAGCATGCTCGACAAATAGCGCTCACCGGAATCCGGCAGCACCACGACAATGGTCTTGCCCTGCATTTCCGGCTT is from Pseudomonas mucidolens and encodes:
- a CDS encoding aspartyl/asparaginyl beta-hydroxylase domain-containing protein yields the protein MSFSLAAKLSVLLLFIGSTLYVHLRGKARLPVLRQFVNHSALFAPYNALMYLFSGVPSKPYLDRSKFPELDVLKDNWEVIRDEAMHLFDEGYIRAAENNNDAGFGSFFKKGWKRFYLKWYDKPLPSAEQLCPKTVALVSSIPNVKGAMFALLPGGSHLNPHRDPFAGSLRYHLGLSTPNSDDCRIFVDGQIYAWRDGEDVMFDETYVHWVKNETEKTRVILFCDIERPLSNSLMTRINRWISAQLGRATAPQNLDDERVGGINQIYASSKRFSDSVSGVVKQWKRKHPKAYRVMRPVLAVLVLVLLWKWLFG